A genomic stretch from Microtus pennsylvanicus isolate mMicPen1 chromosome 11, mMicPen1.hap1, whole genome shotgun sequence includes:
- the Fbll1 gene encoding RNA 2'-O-methyltransferase FBLL1: protein MTPAGGRGGWGWGGGKGGGKGGGKGGGKGGDSGSGGKGGFGARTRGFSGGGRGRGRGRGGGGGGDGRDRGGGGQRRGGQAKNKNRRRKAIAVSVEPHRHEGVFIYRGAEDALVTLNMVPGVSVYGEKRVTVVENGEKQEYRTWNPFRSKLAAAILGGVDQIHIKPKSKVLYLGAASGTTVSHVSDIIGPDGLVYAVEFSHRAGRDLVNVAKKRTNIIPVLEDARHPLKYRMLIGMVDVIFADVAQPDQSRIVALNAHTFLRNGGHFLISIKANCIDSTASAEAVFASEVKKLQQENLKPQEQLTLEPYERDHAVVVGVYRPPPKSSSK from the coding sequence ATGACACCGGCGGGCGGCCGCGgcggctggggctggggtggcgGCAAGGGAGGCGGCAAGGGAGGCGGCAAGGGAGGCGGCAAGGGAGGTGACTCTGGTTCGGGGGGCAAAGGAGGCTTTGGGGCGCGCACGCGCGGCTTCAGCGGCGGCGGCCGGGGCCGGGGCCGGGGgcgcggcggcggtggcggcggcgacGGCAgggaccgcggcggcggcgggcaGCGGCGCGGCGGGCAGGCCAAGAACAAGAACCGCCGCAGGAAGGCCATCGCCGTGTCGGTGGAGCCGCATCGGCATGAGGGCGTGTTCATTTACCGCGGCGCGGAGGACGCGCTGGTCACCCTGAACATGGTGCCGGGAGTCTCGGTGTATGGAGAGAAGCGCGTCACCGTGGTGGAGAACGGCGAGAAGCAGGAGTACCGCACTTGGAACCCCTTCCGCTCCAAACTGGCCGCTGCCATCCTGGGTGGCGTGGACCAGATTCACATCAAGCCCAAGTCCAAAGTACTGTATCTGGGCGCCGCTTCGGGAACCACTGTCTCTCACGTCTCCGACATCATAGGCCCAGACGGCCTGGTCTATGCGGTTGAATTTTCCCACCGCGCCGGCCGAGATCTAGTCAACGTGGCCAAGAAACGCACCAACATCATCCCGGTACTGGAAGATGCCCGGCACCCGCTCAAGTACCGCATGCTCATCGGAATGGTAGACGTGATCTTTGCCGACGTGGCCCAGCCGGACCAGTCCCGCATCGTGGCGCTGAACGCCCACACCTTTCTGCGCAACGGAGGCCACTTTCTCATTTCCATCAAGGCCAACTGCATCGACTCCACAGCGTCCGCGGAGGCTGTGTTTGCTTCCGAGGTGAAGAAGTTGCAACAGGAGAACTTGAAGCCACAGGAGCAGCTAACCCTGGAGCCCTATGAGAGGGATCACGCTGTGGTCGTCGGAGTCTACCGGCCCCCTCCCAAGAGCAGCAGCAAGTAG